Proteins from a genomic interval of Pantoea deleyi:
- the lptG gene encoding LPS export ABC transporter permease LptG, protein MFRVLDRYIGKTIFNTIMLTLFMLVSLSGIIKFVDQLRKTGQGSYSALSAGYYTLLSVPKDIEIFFPMAALLGALLGLGALAQRSELVVMQAAGFTRMQVALSVMKTAIPLVLLTMAIGEFVAPSGEQMARNYRAQQLYGGALVSTQNGLWAKDGNNFIYIERIKGDNQIDGVSIYNFNDQRRLQSVRYAATATWDADKKRWLLSQVDESNLTDPKQITGSQSLSGEWKTNLTPDKLGVVALDPDALSIRGLHSYSKYLKQSGQEAGRYQLNMWSKIFQPLSVAVMMLMALSFIFGPLRSVSMGVRVVTGISFGFLFYVLDQIFGPLSLVYGLPPVLGAILPSFAFFAISMFMLIKRR, encoded by the coding sequence ATGTTTCGCGTTCTTGACCGCTATATCGGTAAAACCATTTTTAATACCATCATGCTGACGCTGTTCATGCTGGTGTCGCTCTCCGGCATCATCAAGTTCGTCGATCAGCTGCGCAAGACCGGCCAGGGCAGCTACAGCGCCCTGAGCGCCGGTTATTACACCCTGCTCAGCGTGCCCAAAGATATTGAGATTTTCTTCCCGATGGCAGCCCTGCTGGGTGCGCTGCTGGGACTGGGCGCGCTGGCGCAGCGCAGCGAGCTGGTGGTGATGCAGGCGGCGGGCTTTACCCGCATGCAGGTTGCGCTCTCCGTCATGAAGACGGCGATCCCACTGGTGCTGCTGACGATGGCGATTGGTGAGTTTGTGGCACCGTCGGGCGAACAGATGGCGCGTAACTACCGGGCTCAGCAACTTTACGGCGGCGCACTGGTTTCAACGCAGAACGGTCTGTGGGCCAAAGATGGCAACAACTTCATCTACATTGAGCGCATCAAAGGCGACAATCAGATTGATGGCGTCAGCATCTATAACTTCAACGACCAGCGTCGTCTGCAGAGCGTGCGCTACGCGGCGACGGCGACCTGGGATGCGGATAAGAAGCGCTGGCTGCTGTCGCAGGTGGATGAGTCAAATCTGACCGATCCGAAGCAGATCACCGGTTCCCAGAGCCTGAGCGGCGAATGGAAAACCAACCTGACGCCAGACAAGCTGGGTGTGGTGGCACTGGATCCGGATGCGTTGTCGATTCGTGGCCTGCACAGCTACAGCAAGTATCTGAAGCAGAGTGGTCAGGAAGCGGGACGTTATCAGCTGAATATGTGGAGCAAGATTTTCCAGCCACTGTCGGTGGCGGTGATGATGCTGATGGCGCTGTCGTTTATCTTCGGTCCGCTGCGTAGCGTATCGATGGGTGTGCGTGTGGTGACCGGGATCAGCTTCGGCTTCCTGTTCTACGTGCTGGATCAGATATTCGGCCCGCTGAGCCTGGTTTATGGGCTGCCGCCGGTTCTGGGGGCGATTCTGCCAAGCTTCGCGTTCTTCGCAATCAGTATGTTTATGCTGATTAAGCGGCGCTAA
- the lptF gene encoding LPS export ABC transporter permease LptF, with protein MIIIRYLVRETLKSQLAILFILLLIFFCQKLVRILGAAVDGEVPTNLVLTLLGLGVPQMAQLILPLSLFLAILMTLGRLYTESEITVMHACGLSKAVLVKAAMVLMLFTSLVAAVNVIWLGPWSSRYQDEVTQNAKANPGAAAMAAGQFQTSSDGSAVLFVEDVKGNQFGNVFLAQLRPKGNARPSVVLADSGHMEQHKDGSQVVTLDKGTRFEGTALLRDFRITDFHDYQAVIGYKAATLDPNDSEQASMTDLFANKTPDFRAELHWRLTLVFSVLVMALMVVPLSVVNPRQGRVLSMLPAMLLYLIFFLLQSSLKSSGAKGRLDPAIWMWVVNISYLVLAVLLNLWDTVPMRRIRARFTRGGSV; from the coding sequence GTGATCATCATTAGATATCTGGTTCGGGAAACGCTCAAAAGCCAGCTGGCTATCCTGTTTATCCTGCTGCTCATCTTCTTTTGTCAGAAGTTAGTCAGGATCCTGGGTGCCGCGGTGGATGGCGAAGTGCCGACAAACCTCGTTCTGACCTTGTTAGGACTGGGTGTGCCTCAAATGGCACAACTTATACTGCCCTTAAGTCTGTTTCTGGCGATCCTGATGACGCTGGGACGACTGTACACGGAAAGTGAAATTACCGTGATGCACGCCTGCGGCCTGAGTAAGGCCGTCCTGGTCAAAGCCGCGATGGTACTGATGCTGTTTACCTCACTGGTGGCGGCCGTCAACGTTATCTGGCTGGGCCCCTGGTCATCCCGCTATCAGGATGAGGTGACGCAGAACGCCAAGGCGAACCCGGGCGCGGCGGCGATGGCTGCCGGGCAGTTCCAGACCTCCAGCGACGGCAGCGCCGTGCTGTTTGTCGAGGATGTGAAGGGTAACCAGTTTGGTAACGTCTTCCTGGCGCAGCTGCGGCCAAAAGGCAACGCGCGACCTTCCGTGGTGCTGGCCGACAGCGGTCACATGGAGCAGCATAAAGATGGCTCTCAGGTCGTGACGCTGGATAAAGGCACGCGCTTTGAGGGCACCGCGCTGCTGCGCGATTTCCGCATCACTGACTTCCACGATTATCAGGCGGTGATTGGGTATAAAGCGGCGACGCTCGATCCCAACGATTCCGAGCAGGCGAGTATGACCGACCTGTTCGCGAATAAAACCCCGGATTTCAGGGCCGAACTGCACTGGCGCCTGACGCTGGTCTTCTCGGTGCTGGTGATGGCGCTGATGGTGGTGCCGCTCAGTGTGGTGAACCCGCGCCAGGGCCGCGTGCTGTCGATGCTGCCTGCCATGCTGCTCTATCTGATCTTCTTCCTGCTGCAAAGCTCACTGAAGTCGAGCGGTGCAAAAGGGCGGCTGGATCCGGCGATCTGGATGTGGGTGGTGAACATCAGCTATCTGGTGCTGGCGGTGCTTCTTAACCTGTGGGATACGGTGCCGATGCGTCGGATTCGCGCCCGCTTCACCCGCGGAGGGTCGGTCTGA
- the pepA gene encoding leucyl aminopeptidase, producing MEFSVKSGSPEKQRSACIVVGVFEPRRLSPIAEQLDKISDGYISALLRRGELEGKVGQTLLLHHVPNILSERILLIGCGKERELDERQYKQVIQKTINTLNDTGSMEAVCFLTELHVKGRNTYWKVRQAVETSKEALYNFDQLKSNKAEPRRPLRKLVFNVPTRRELTSGERAIQHGLAVAAGMKAAKDLGNMPPNICNAAYLASQARQLADAFSKNVTTRVIGEQQMKELGMNAYLAVGAGSQNESLMSVIEYKGNPDAEARPIVLVGKGLTFDSGGISIKPADSMDEMKYDMCGAAAVYGVMRMVAELNLPLNVVGVLAGCENMPDGRSMRPGDVLTTMSGQTVEVLNTDAEGRLVLCDALTYVERFDPEVVIDVATLTGACVIALGHHISGLLSNHNPLAHELISASEQSGDRAWRLPMADEFQEQLESNFADMGNIGGRPGGAITAACFLARFARKYNWAHLDIAGTAWRSGKAKGATGRPVPMLSQFLLNRAGLNGDD from the coding sequence ATGGAGTTCAGTGTAAAAAGCGGAAGCCCGGAAAAACAGCGCAGTGCCTGCATTGTCGTTGGCGTTTTCGAACCGCGTCGTCTGTCACCGATTGCCGAGCAGCTGGATAAAATCAGCGACGGCTACATCAGCGCCCTGCTGCGCCGCGGCGAGCTGGAAGGGAAAGTGGGCCAGACACTGCTGCTGCATCATGTGCCAAATATCCTGTCTGAGCGTATTCTGCTGATTGGCTGCGGCAAAGAACGCGAGCTGGATGAGCGTCAGTATAAGCAGGTGATTCAGAAAACCATTAATACGCTTAACGACACCGGTTCGATGGAAGCGGTCTGCTTCCTGACCGAGCTGCACGTTAAAGGCCGTAATACTTACTGGAAAGTGCGTCAGGCGGTGGAGACCTCAAAAGAGGCGCTCTACAATTTCGATCAGCTCAAGAGCAACAAAGCGGAGCCGCGTCGTCCGCTGCGCAAACTGGTCTTCAACGTGCCGACCCGCCGTGAACTCACCAGCGGCGAACGGGCGATCCAGCATGGCTTAGCCGTCGCAGCCGGTATGAAAGCCGCGAAAGATCTCGGCAACATGCCACCGAATATCTGCAACGCCGCCTATCTGGCGTCGCAGGCGCGTCAGCTGGCCGATGCCTTCAGCAAAAATGTCACGACCCGGGTGATTGGCGAACAGCAGATGAAAGAGCTGGGCATGAACGCCTATCTCGCCGTCGGTGCTGGTTCGCAGAATGAATCCCTGATGTCGGTGATCGAATACAAAGGCAATCCGGACGCCGAGGCGCGCCCGATTGTGCTGGTAGGTAAAGGGCTGACCTTTGACTCCGGCGGCATCTCCATCAAGCCTGCCGACAGCATGGACGAAATGAAGTATGACATGTGCGGCGCGGCGGCCGTCTACGGCGTAATGCGGATGGTGGCAGAGCTGAACCTGCCGCTGAACGTGGTGGGTGTGCTGGCCGGATGTGAAAACATGCCGGATGGCCGCTCAATGCGTCCGGGCGATGTGCTGACCACCATGTCGGGTCAGACGGTTGAAGTGCTGAACACTGACGCCGAAGGCCGTCTGGTGCTGTGTGACGCGCTGACCTACGTCGAACGTTTCGATCCGGAAGTGGTGATCGACGTGGCAACGCTGACCGGTGCCTGCGTGATCGCGCTGGGCCACCACATCAGCGGCCTGCTGTCGAACCACAATCCGCTGGCGCATGAGCTGATCAGCGCCTCGGAGCAGTCGGGCGACCGCGCCTGGCGTCTGCCGATGGCGGATGAGTTCCAGGAGCAGCTGGAGTCCAACTTTGCCGATATGGGTAATATTGGCGGCCGTCCTGGCGGCGCGATTACCGCAGCCTGCTTCCTGGCCCGCTTTGCCCGTAAATATAACTGGGCGCACCTGGATATCGCCGGCACCGCCTGGCGCTCCGGCAAGGCCAAAGGCGCGACCGGCCGACCGGTTCCGATGCTGTCGCAGTTCCTGTTGAATCGGGCAGGATTGAACGGCGACGACTAA
- a CDS encoding DNA polymerase III subunit chi, whose product MKNATFYVLETDAPSDGLSAVEALVCDLAETRWRAGKRILIACEDEQQAIRLDEALWQRPANAFVPHNLAGEGPRYGAPVELAWPQRRGSSPRDLLISLLPHFADFATAFHEVIDFVPHEDALKQLARDRYKAYRSVGFQLNTAAPPQPQTT is encoded by the coding sequence ATGAAAAACGCAACCTTCTACGTGCTGGAAACCGATGCCCCCAGTGATGGCCTGAGCGCCGTTGAAGCGCTGGTGTGCGATCTGGCTGAAACACGCTGGCGGGCCGGAAAGCGGATATTGATCGCCTGTGAAGATGAACAGCAGGCCATTCGTCTGGATGAAGCGCTGTGGCAACGACCGGCGAACGCCTTTGTGCCACACAACCTGGCGGGTGAAGGCCCCCGCTATGGCGCGCCCGTCGAGCTGGCCTGGCCTCAGCGTCGCGGCAGTTCCCCGCGCGACCTGCTGATTAGCCTGCTGCCCCACTTCGCAGATTTTGCTACTGCTTTCCATGAAGTGATAGACTTCGTTCCTCACGAGGACGCTCTCAAACAACTGGCGCGCGACCGCTATAAAGCGTATCGCAGCGTTGGATTCCAATTGAATACGGCAGCGCCACCACAGCCGCAAACGACATAG
- a CDS encoding valine--tRNA ligase produces the protein MEKTYNPQDIEQPLYEHWEKQGYFKPNGDTSQESFCIMIPPPNVTGSLHMGHAFQQTIMDTMIRYQRMQGKNTLWQAGTDHAGIATQMVVERKIAAEEGKTRQDYGRDAFIDKIWQWKAESGGTITRQMRRLGNSVDWERERFTMDEGLSNAVKEVFVRLYKENLIYRGKRLVNWDPKLRTAISDLEVENRESKGSMWHIRYPLAEGAKTADGKDYLVVATTRPETLLGDTGVAVNPEDPRYKDLIGKFVMLPLVGRLIPIVGDEHADMEKGTGCVKITPAHDFNDYEVGRRHRLPMINILTFDGDIRERAQVYDTNGEASDACSDEIPAAFQKMERFAARKAIVAAVDALGLLDEIKPHDLTVPYGDRGGVVIEPMLTDQWYVRTAPLAKVAVEAVENGDIQFVPKQYENMYFSWMRDIQDWCISRQLWWGHRIPAWYDENGNVYVGRTEEEVRAENNLAADVALRQDDDVLDTWFSSGLWTFSTLGWPENTEALRTFHPTSVLVSGFDIIFFWIARMIMLTMHFIKDENGKPQVPFKTVYMTGLIRDEEGQKMSKSKGNVIDPLDMVDGISLEALLEKRTGNMMQPQLAEKIRKRTEKQFPDGIEPSGTDALRFTLAALASTGRDINWDMKRLEGYRNFCNKLWNASRFVLMNTEDQDCGQNGGDMTLSLADRWILTEFNNTVKAYREALDSYRFDIAANILYDFTWNQFCDWYLELTKPVMNSGSEAELRGTRHTLVQVLEALLRLAHPIIPFITETIWQRVKVLKNISDGTIMLQPFPQYDAAKEDAEAKADIEWMKQAIVAVRNIRAEMNIALSKPLDVLLRDCSPAALRRVEANRNFLSRLARLESLTILPAGEKGPVSVTKLVEGAELLIPMADLVDKTAELERLAKELVKLDVEIEKIETKLANEGFVSRAPEAVVAKERERVAELQQSKAKLIEQQAVIAAL, from the coding sequence ATGGAAAAGACATATAACCCGCAAGATATCGAGCAGCCGCTTTACGAGCATTGGGAAAAGCAGGGCTACTTCAAACCGAATGGCGATACCAGCCAGGAAAGCTTTTGCATCATGATCCCGCCGCCGAACGTCACCGGTAGCTTGCACATGGGTCACGCCTTCCAGCAAACCATCATGGACACCATGATCCGTTACCAGCGCATGCAGGGAAAAAACACCCTGTGGCAGGCGGGTACCGACCACGCGGGCATCGCCACGCAGATGGTGGTTGAGCGCAAAATTGCGGCTGAAGAGGGTAAAACGCGCCAGGATTATGGCCGCGACGCCTTCATCGACAAAATCTGGCAGTGGAAGGCCGAGTCGGGCGGCACCATCACCCGTCAGATGCGCCGTCTGGGTAACTCCGTCGACTGGGAGCGCGAACGCTTCACGATGGACGAAGGGCTCTCCAACGCCGTTAAAGAGGTGTTTGTCCGTCTCTATAAAGAGAACCTGATCTACCGTGGCAAACGCCTGGTGAACTGGGACCCGAAACTGCGCACCGCAATCTCCGATCTGGAAGTGGAAAACCGCGAGAGCAAAGGCTCAATGTGGCACATCCGCTATCCGCTGGCTGAAGGCGCAAAAACGGCCGACGGCAAAGATTATCTGGTGGTGGCTACCACCCGTCCGGAAACCCTGCTGGGTGATACCGGCGTGGCCGTTAACCCGGAAGATCCGCGCTACAAAGATTTGATCGGCAAATTTGTGATGCTGCCGCTGGTGGGCCGTCTGATCCCGATCGTCGGTGACGAACACGCCGACATGGAAAAAGGCACCGGCTGCGTCAAGATCACCCCGGCACATGACTTCAACGACTACGAAGTAGGTCGTCGTCATCGTTTACCGATGATCAACATCCTGACCTTCGACGGTGATATCCGCGAACGCGCTCAGGTCTACGACACCAACGGTGAAGCAAGCGACGCCTGCTCTGACGAGATCCCGGCCGCCTTCCAGAAAATGGAACGCTTTGCCGCGCGTAAAGCGATTGTCGCCGCCGTCGATGCACTGGGTCTGCTGGATGAGATCAAACCTCACGACCTGACCGTGCCTTACGGCGACCGTGGCGGCGTGGTCATCGAACCGATGCTGACCGACCAGTGGTATGTGCGCACTGCCCCGCTGGCGAAAGTCGCGGTTGAAGCGGTTGAGAACGGTGACATCCAGTTCGTGCCGAAGCAGTATGAAAACATGTACTTCTCCTGGATGCGCGATATTCAGGACTGGTGTATCTCCCGTCAGCTCTGGTGGGGTCATCGCATCCCGGCGTGGTATGACGAGAACGGCAACGTCTATGTCGGCCGCACCGAAGAGGAAGTCCGTGCAGAGAACAACCTGGCCGCCGATGTGGCGCTGCGTCAGGATGATGACGTGCTGGATACCTGGTTCTCCTCAGGCCTGTGGACCTTCTCTACTCTGGGCTGGCCGGAAAACACCGAAGCGCTGCGCACCTTCCATCCGACCAGCGTGCTGGTCAGCGGCTTCGACATCATCTTCTTCTGGATTGCCCGCATGATCATGCTGACCATGCACTTCATCAAAGATGAAAATGGCAAACCGCAGGTGCCTTTTAAAACCGTCTACATGACCGGCCTGATCCGCGATGAAGAGGGTCAGAAGATGTCGAAATCCAAGGGCAACGTGATTGATCCGCTGGATATGGTCGACGGCATCTCGCTGGAGGCGCTGCTGGAAAAACGTACCGGCAACATGATGCAGCCGCAGCTGGCAGAGAAGATCCGCAAACGTACCGAGAAGCAGTTCCCGGACGGCATCGAGCCATCAGGTACCGATGCGCTGCGTTTCACCCTGGCGGCGCTGGCCTCAACCGGCCGCGACATCAACTGGGACATGAAGCGCCTGGAAGGGTATCGTAACTTCTGTAACAAGCTGTGGAACGCCAGCCGCTTTGTGCTGATGAACACCGAAGATCAGGATTGTGGACAGAACGGCGGCGACATGACGCTGTCGCTGGCCGATCGCTGGATCCTGACCGAGTTCAACAACACGGTTAAAGCGTACCGCGAAGCGCTGGACAGCTATCGCTTCGATATCGCCGCCAACATCCTGTATGACTTCACCTGGAACCAGTTCTGTGACTGGTATCTGGAGCTGACCAAGCCGGTGATGAACAGCGGCAGCGAAGCGGAACTGCGCGGCACCCGCCATACGCTGGTGCAGGTGCTGGAAGCGCTGCTGCGCCTGGCGCACCCGATCATTCCGTTTATCACCGAAACCATCTGGCAGCGTGTGAAAGTGCTGAAAAACATCAGCGACGGCACCATCATGCTGCAGCCGTTCCCGCAGTACGATGCGGCGAAAGAGGATGCCGAAGCGAAAGCGGACATCGAGTGGATGAAGCAGGCGATCGTGGCGGTGCGTAATATCCGTGCCGAAATGAACATCGCGCTGAGCAAACCGCTGGATGTGCTGCTGCGTGACTGCTCCCCGGCCGCGCTGCGTCGCGTCGAGGCGAACCGCAACTTCCTGTCGCGCCTGGCGCGTCTGGAAAGCCTGACCATTCTGCCTGCAGGCGAGAAAGGCCCGGTGTCGGTAACCAAGCTGGTTGAAGGCGCAGAGCTGCTGATCCCGATGGCGGATCTGGTGGATAAAACCGCCGAGCTGGAGCGTCTGGCGAAAGAGCTGGTTAAGCTGGATGTGGAGATCGAGAAGATCGAGACCAAGCTGGCGAACGAAGGCTTTGTTTCGCGCGCCCCGGAAGCGGTGGTCGCGAAAGAGCGCGAGCGCGTCGCGGAACTGCAGCAGTCAAAAGCAAAACTGATTGAACAGCAGGCGGTCATTGCGGCACTCTGA
- a CDS encoding GNAT family N-acetyltransferase yields the protein MIYDSQLLQVRPITAADNPHIAQVIRDVSAEFGLTADKGYTVSDPQLDQLFELYSAEQSAYWIVEYQGRVAGGGGVAPLACSAPDICELQKMYFLPAVRGQGLARELALRAMDHARRHGFRRCYLETTASLTRAIKLYESLGFEHIDGAMGCTGHVDCEVRMLKVL from the coding sequence ATGATTTATGATTCTCAGCTTCTCCAGGTGCGGCCAATTACTGCCGCCGATAATCCGCACATTGCCCAGGTGATCCGCGATGTGTCCGCCGAGTTCGGCCTGACGGCGGACAAAGGCTATACCGTCTCCGATCCCCAGCTCGACCAGTTGTTTGAGCTTTACAGTGCTGAACAGAGTGCCTACTGGATTGTTGAGTATCAGGGCAGGGTCGCTGGCGGCGGTGGCGTCGCGCCTCTCGCCTGCAGCGCGCCCGATATCTGCGAACTGCAGAAGATGTATTTTCTGCCTGCCGTTCGCGGTCAGGGCCTGGCGCGCGAACTGGCGCTGCGGGCGATGGACCATGCACGCCGTCACGGCTTCCGCCGCTGCTATCTGGAAACCACTGCCAGCCTGACGCGGGCGATTAAACTCTACGAGTCGCTGGGCTTTGAGCATATCGACGGCGCGATGGGCTGCACCGGCCATGTCGACTGCGAAGTGCGGATGCTGAAGGTGCTGTAA
- the miaE gene encoding tRNA isopentenyl-2-thiomethyl-A-37 hydroxylase MiaE, translated as MNYAPLLEPIYQFLHCRTPQAWIDEARKPENLTLLLTDHLVCELKAAQTAVWLIRKYVADKPSGDAILAWLKPYEDFIFREDGDSDFINAHRNLTKRIIVRNALPWADDLVEKMVLLIKEELHHFYQVWEIMQSRGLVYQKITSSRYAKSLLREVTTHEPETLVDKLICGAYIEARSCERFASLAPYLDDELAKFYLSLLRSEARHYQDYLTLAAQIAAKDISPRVQAIGITEGRLISEPDSELRFHSGVPAF; from the coding sequence ATGAACTACGCACCTTTACTTGAACCGATCTATCAGTTTCTGCACTGCCGCACGCCCCAGGCCTGGATTGACGAGGCGCGCAAGCCGGAAAATCTGACCCTGCTGTTAACCGACCATCTGGTCTGCGAGCTGAAAGCCGCCCAGACCGCGGTCTGGCTGATCCGCAAATATGTGGCTGACAAACCCAGCGGCGATGCGATTCTGGCGTGGCTGAAACCCTATGAAGATTTTATCTTTCGCGAAGATGGCGACAGCGATTTTATCAACGCCCACAGGAATCTTACTAAACGCATCATCGTGCGTAACGCGCTGCCGTGGGCGGATGATCTGGTTGAGAAGATGGTGCTGCTGATCAAAGAGGAGCTGCATCACTTCTATCAGGTGTGGGAAATCATGCAGTCGCGCGGGCTGGTCTATCAGAAGATCACCTCGAGCCGCTACGCCAAATCGCTGCTGCGCGAAGTGACGACCCATGAGCCGGAAACGCTGGTGGATAAACTGATTTGTGGCGCCTACATCGAGGCGCGCTCCTGTGAGCGTTTCGCCAGTCTGGCACCTTATCTTGATGATGAGCTGGCGAAATTCTATCTCTCGCTGCTGCGCTCCGAGGCGCGGCACTATCAGGACTATCTGACCCTGGCGGCGCAGATCGCGGCGAAAGATATCTCGCCACGGGTGCAGGCGATTGGCATCACAGAAGGGCGGTTAATCAGCGAGCCGGACAGCGAGCTGCGCTTTCACAGCGGCGTACCGGCGTTCTGA
- the rraB gene encoding ribonuclease E inhibitor RraB produces the protein MAYEALLEEQQEETRQIIEELLEDGSDPDALYTIEHHLSCNNFDSLEKAAVDAFKLGYEVTEPEELELEDGTTVMCVDIISESALNPELIDAQVEQLVNLIGKYNVDYDGWGTYFEDPDAEDEDDEDDAIEDEDDNGVRH, from the coding sequence ATGGCATATGAAGCATTACTGGAAGAGCAGCAGGAAGAGACACGGCAGATCATTGAAGAGCTGCTGGAGGATGGCAGCGATCCTGATGCGCTCTATACCATCGAGCACCATCTCTCCTGCAATAACTTTGACTCACTGGAGAAAGCCGCCGTCGACGCGTTCAAGCTGGGTTATGAAGTGACCGAGCCGGAAGAGCTGGAGCTGGAAGATGGCACCACGGTGATGTGCGTCGATATCATCAGCGAATCCGCGCTGAACCCGGAACTGATCGATGCGCAGGTGGAGCAGCTGGTGAACCTGATCGGCAAGTACAACGTCGATTACGACGGCTGGGGCACCTATTTCGAAGATCCCGATGCCGAAGATGAAGATGATGAAGACGACGCCATCGAAGATGAAGACGATAATGGTGTTCGCCACTAA
- the argF gene encoding ornithine carbamoyltransferase, with amino-acid sequence MSQLYQRHFLRLLDFTPAEIDYLLSLSAELKQAKKSASEVQYLKGKNIALIFEKDSTRTRCSFEVAAYDQGANVTYLGPSGSQIGHKESMRDTARVLGRMYDGIQYRGYGQALVETLAEHAGVPVWNGLTTEFHPTQLLADLLTMQEHLPGKKLSEMTLVYVGDARNNMGNTMLEAAALAGLDLRLVAPKSCWPEEELVAQCREVAQQTGGKITLTDDIASGVKGADFIYTDVWVSMGEAKEVWAERIALLRDYQVNRAMLDLTGNPQVKFLHCLPAFHDDQTTLGQQMAEQYDLPNGMEVSDEVFESPHSIVFDQAENRMHTIKAVMVATLGQR; translated from the coding sequence ATGAGTCAGCTGTATCAGCGTCATTTTCTCAGACTTCTGGATTTTACCCCCGCCGAAATCGATTACCTGCTCTCCCTTTCTGCTGAATTAAAACAGGCGAAAAAAAGCGCCAGCGAAGTGCAGTATCTGAAAGGCAAAAACATCGCGCTCATCTTCGAAAAAGACTCGACCCGTACCCGATGCTCTTTCGAAGTTGCCGCTTACGACCAGGGTGCAAACGTCACCTATCTTGGCCCGAGCGGCAGTCAGATCGGCCATAAAGAGTCGATGCGTGACACCGCCCGCGTGCTGGGCCGGATGTACGATGGCATTCAGTATCGCGGCTACGGTCAGGCGCTGGTGGAAACGCTGGCGGAACATGCCGGTGTGCCGGTGTGGAACGGCCTGACCACCGAGTTCCATCCCACCCAGCTGCTGGCCGACCTGCTGACGATGCAGGAGCATCTGCCGGGTAAAAAACTCAGCGAGATGACGCTGGTCTACGTCGGTGATGCGCGCAACAACATGGGGAATACCATGCTGGAAGCCGCCGCCCTGGCCGGTCTGGATCTGCGTCTGGTGGCCCCGAAGAGCTGCTGGCCGGAGGAGGAACTGGTGGCCCAGTGCCGCGAAGTGGCGCAGCAGACCGGTGGAAAGATTACCCTTACCGACGATATTGCCAGTGGCGTGAAAGGCGCCGATTTCATCTACACCGATGTCTGGGTGTCGATGGGGGAAGCCAAAGAGGTCTGGGCCGAGCGGATTGCCCTGCTGCGTGACTATCAGGTCAACCGGGCGATGCTCGATCTGACCGGCAACCCGCAGGTGAAATTCCTGCACTGCCTGCCCGCTTTCCATGACGATCAGACCACGCTGGGCCAGCAGATGGCGGAACAGTACGATCTGCCCAACGGCATGGAAGTCAGCGATGAGGTCTTTGAGTCGCCGCACAGCATCGTCTTCGATCAGGCCGAGAACCGCATGCACACCATCAAAGCGGTGATGGTGGCGACGCTGGGCCAGCGCTGA
- the pyrB gene encoding aspartate carbamoyltransferase → MANPLYRKHIISINDLSREELELALQTAAQLKANPQPELLKHKVIASCFFEASTRTRLSFETAIHRLGASAVGFADGSNTSLGKKGETLADTISVISTYVDAIVMRHPQEGAARLATEFSNGIPILNAGDGANQHPTQTLLDLFTIQETQGRLNQLNVAMVGDLKYGRTVHSLTQALAKFEGNRFFFIAPDALAMPAYITDMLDEKQIPWSRHDSFEEVMPQLDILYMTRVQKERLDPSEYANVKAQFILRATDLGTARDNMKVLHPLPRIDEITTDVDKTPYAWYFQQAGNGIYARQALLALVLNSEPAL, encoded by the coding sequence ATGGCTAACCCGCTATATCGCAAGCACATTATTTCAATTAACGACCTCAGTCGCGAAGAGCTGGAACTGGCGCTGCAGACGGCGGCGCAGCTCAAAGCCAACCCGCAGCCGGAACTGCTGAAGCACAAGGTGATCGCCAGCTGCTTCTTTGAGGCGTCCACCCGTACCCGCCTGTCGTTTGAAACCGCAATCCATCGTCTGGGCGCATCAGCGGTCGGCTTTGCTGACGGCAGCAACACCTCGCTGGGCAAGAAGGGGGAAACCCTGGCCGACACCATTTCGGTCATCAGCACCTATGTTGATGCGATTGTGATGCGTCATCCCCAGGAAGGCGCGGCCCGGCTGGCGACCGAGTTCTCCAATGGCATCCCGATCCTCAACGCCGGAGACGGTGCGAACCAGCATCCGACCCAGACGCTGCTGGATCTCTTTACCATCCAGGAGACCCAGGGCCGTCTGAATCAGCTGAATGTGGCGATGGTCGGCGACCTGAAGTATGGCCGCACCGTCCACTCGCTGACCCAGGCGCTGGCGAAGTTTGAAGGTAACCGCTTCTTCTTTATTGCGCCCGATGCACTGGCGATGCCCGCCTACATTACCGATATGCTGGATGAGAAGCAGATCCCCTGGTCACGCCACGACAGCTTCGAAGAGGTGATGCCGCAACTCGACATCCTCTACATGACGCGGGTTCAGAAAGAGCGGCTCGACCCGTCAGAGTATGCCAACGTCAAAGCGCAGTTCATCCTGCGGGCGACCGATCTCGGCACGGCGCGCGACAACATGAAAGTGCTGCACCCGCTGCCCCGTATTGATGAGATCACCACCGATGTCGATAAGACCCCCTACGCCTGGTATTTCCAGCAGGCGGGTAACGGCATCTATGCGCGCCAGGCTCTGCTGGCACTGGTTTTAAACAGCGAACCCGCCCTGTAA